In Chryseobacterium camelliae, one DNA window encodes the following:
- a CDS encoding glycosyltransferase — protein sequence MRKKLIISAFSNLYTDQRIEKVCRTLHENGYDIELIGNTWNGAEDMSRPYPFSRIELASKSLKTAYFEFNWKLYRILKKKASPNVILYANDLDVLVPNYILAGKLNIPLVFDSHEIFSEMPAIQGKMSQKLWRFTEKAILPKLKLMLTASGSYAQWFQKKYGVNSIVIQNAPRRIDFNSEIPENNPKILLYQGAINPFRGIDKAILAMHHLDGVIFKIAGDGPRKHEYEQLVIKEGLQHKVQFLGKLKPEDLRLITLTADCGMSIEENGGESYFYSLPNKVLDCIQARVPLIMSRMPEMEKIKNQFDVGEIIEDHRPENIAKAVRKILTKGRKSFQNELEKAAGVLCWENEEAKLLQIFEKIR from the coding sequence ATGCGTAAGAAATTGATCATTTCAGCATTCAGTAACCTGTATACCGATCAGCGTATAGAAAAGGTCTGCCGGACGCTTCATGAGAACGGGTACGATATTGAACTGATCGGAAATACTTGGAACGGCGCCGAAGACATGTCCCGGCCATATCCTTTTTCGAGAATAGAGCTGGCCTCAAAAAGCCTTAAAACCGCTTACTTTGAATTCAACTGGAAACTATACAGAATCCTGAAAAAAAAAGCATCCCCGAATGTAATTTTATATGCCAATGATTTGGATGTCCTGGTTCCCAATTATATATTGGCCGGAAAACTGAATATCCCCCTGGTTTTTGACAGTCATGAAATATTTTCCGAAATGCCTGCCATACAGGGCAAAATGTCACAGAAATTATGGCGGTTCACCGAAAAGGCCATCCTTCCCAAACTAAAATTGATGTTGACCGCCAGCGGAAGCTACGCGCAATGGTTTCAAAAAAAGTACGGTGTGAATTCTATAGTCATCCAGAATGCACCCCGAAGAATAGATTTCAATTCTGAAATACCGGAAAACAATCCGAAAATTTTGCTATATCAGGGGGCGATCAACCCGTTCCGTGGCATTGACAAAGCAATCCTGGCCATGCATCATCTTGATGGAGTTATTTTTAAAATAGCTGGGGATGGACCAAGGAAGCATGAGTATGAACAGCTGGTCATAAAAGAAGGCCTTCAGCATAAAGTACAGTTTTTAGGTAAACTGAAACCGGAAGATCTCCGGCTGATCACTCTTACCGCAGACTGTGGGATGAGTATTGAAGAAAACGGCGGCGAAAGCTATTTTTATTCCCTGCCGAACAAGGTCCTCGACTGTATCCAGGCACGCGTACCACTGATCATGTCACGTATGCCTGAAATGGAGAAGATTAAAAATCAGTTTGATGTAGGTGAAATTATTGAAGATCACCGCCCGGAAAATATTGCCAAGGCGGTCCGGAAAATACTGACTAAAGGACGTAAAAG